In the Helianthus annuus cultivar XRQ/B chromosome 11, HanXRQr2.0-SUNRISE, whole genome shotgun sequence genome, one interval contains:
- the LOC110888157 gene encoding uncharacterized protein LOC110888157, whose amino-acid sequence MESKFSDIYSNGSWRWPVAWRDTFPVLIQLDQLIFDSNKEDKLLWRSGDQFREFSSAGVWESIRHRHLDVQWCPIVWFSQCIPRHAFLMWLIMRRKLLTQDKILKWDFSRRKNMNMMCCLLCYADHDSHNHLFFECNFSSRVWQGVRHKVGMDSVNAKWVDIVDWLLVRSKSKSVDNYVARLLVAASAYFIWQERNARMFKNQLRPPETISALIIQQVRYKLMGAKLKDCANVRRLLGDWEIVTSELANGDG is encoded by the coding sequence ATGGAGTCTAAATTTTCTGATATTTATTCTAATGGTTCTTGGAGATGGCCAGTTGCGTGGAGAGACACTTTTCCTGTTCTTATCCAACTTGATCAACTGATATTTGATTCGAACAAGGAAGATAAACTTTTGTGGCGTTCAGGTGATCAATTTCGTGAGTTCTCTTCGGCTGGGGTTTGGGAGTCTATCAGGCACCGTCATTTGGATGTTCAGTGGTGCCCTATTGTTTGGTTCTCGCAATGCATTCCGCGACATGCGTTTTTAATGTGGTTAATCATGAGGCGAAAGCTGCTTACCCAGGATAAGATTCTGAAGTGGGATTTTTCGCGGCGTAAGAATATGAATATGATGTGCTGCCTGCTATGTTATGCTGATCATGATTCTCATAATCATTTGTTCTTTGAATGCAATTTCTCTTCTCGAGTTTGGCAGGGGGTTAGACATAAAGTGGGAATGGATTCAGTCAATGCGAAGTGGGTGGATATTGTTGATTGGCTTCTAGTGCGGTCCAAGTCCAAATCTGTAGACAACTATGTTGCTAGATTACTAGTTGCGGCCAGTGCTTATTTCATATGGCAGGAGAGGAATGCGAGAATGTTCAAGAACCAATTGAGACCTCCTGAAACTATAAGTGCTCTCATTATCCAACAGGTTCGGTACAAACTAATGGGTGCGAAGCTTAAAGATTGTGCGAATGTGAGAAGGCTGCTAGGCGATTGGGAGATTGTTACCTCTGAGCTCGCAAATGGTGATGGTTGA